The Lysobacter sp. HDW10 genome window below encodes:
- a CDS encoding glycosyltransferase family 2 protein — protein MTLNRHNIAVVIPALNERLRICDVVDDALQFADTVIVVDDGSDDGTSELIQDRPITLLRHSQRMGKGQSLRDGFKQALAMGALAVTTMDGDGQHLAKDIPRLIEAANAHPGDVIIGARMKKRASQPWYRRLGNDFGDWGISWGCGYGVVDTQSGQRLYPRSVFSLDNVPGEGFVYEAQLLISASRRAGAGVVCVPIEARYACTDAAQEYRKSHFRLGRDLYNITSHVVGQVIAYGHVVREYRNVRRQPARVFES, from the coding sequence ATGACTTTGAATCGACACAATATCGCCGTGGTCATTCCGGCCCTCAACGAGCGCTTGCGTATCTGCGATGTGGTCGATGACGCTTTGCAGTTTGCCGACACCGTGATCGTGGTCGACGATGGCTCAGACGACGGCACCAGCGAACTCATTCAAGATCGCCCCATTACCTTGCTACGCCATTCGCAACGCATGGGTAAAGGCCAATCGTTGCGCGATGGTTTCAAGCAGGCCTTGGCCATGGGTGCGCTTGCAGTGACGACGATGGATGGCGACGGCCAGCATCTTGCCAAAGACATTCCGCGTTTGATCGAAGCCGCGAATGCACATCCCGGTGATGTGATCATCGGCGCGCGCATGAAGAAACGTGCATCGCAACCTTGGTATCGCCGACTCGGTAATGATTTCGGTGACTGGGGTATCAGCTGGGGTTGCGGCTACGGCGTTGTCGATACGCAAAGTGGTCAGCGCCTTTATCCGCGCAGTGTGTTCTCGCTTGATAACGTGCCGGGCGAAGGCTTCGTGTACGAGGCGCAATTGCTGATTTCAGCATCACGTCGCGCGGGCGCCGGTGTCGTGTGTGTACCGATCGAGGCACGCTATGCGTGTACAGATGCAGCGCAAGAATATCGTAAGAGTCATTTCCGTCTGGGCCGTGATTTGTACAACATCACTTCGCACGTGGTGGGACAAGTGATTGCCTACGGGCATGTGGTTCGCGAATACCGTAACGTGCGCCGTCAACCTGCGCGCGTTTTTGAATCCTGA
- a CDS encoding beta-ketoacyl synthase chain length factor, translating into MTQPTHVDTHARQAQDGTREARIEGFGFWCNDIPNWEAAQAFARTGELLGTAPSKPSPEMLPANERRRAPESVAVALEVAQAAVAMSGRDPKALPSIFASTDGDLVITDYVCATLRDAPDSISPTKFHNSVHNAAAGYWTIGHGCMAPSSAVTAYYWTFAQGLMEALIQLANGEEAVVLSAFDTGSVGPLSTVSTGRGLLGAGFVLSNAEGGTRLRARFVDGDPDPNQGALGQKMQINRMSRMLPLIDAMALGKDAVVNLDAGIGRVLQVELIHAP; encoded by the coding sequence ATCACGCAGCCAACGCATGTCGACACGCACGCGCGTCAAGCACAGGACGGCACGCGTGAGGCACGTATCGAAGGGTTTGGCTTCTGGTGCAACGACATTCCGAATTGGGAAGCCGCGCAAGCCTTTGCACGAACAGGTGAACTGTTGGGCACGGCGCCGTCCAAGCCCTCGCCTGAAATGCTGCCGGCAAACGAGCGTCGTCGTGCACCCGAATCCGTCGCAGTAGCTCTCGAAGTGGCGCAAGCCGCCGTTGCAATGTCGGGCCGCGACCCGAAAGCCTTACCGTCGATATTCGCGAGCACGGATGGCGACCTCGTCATTACGGATTACGTCTGCGCGACGTTGCGCGACGCACCGGATTCAATTTCGCCCACCAAATTCCATAACTCTGTGCATAACGCAGCAGCGGGTTATTGGACGATCGGGCACGGCTGCATGGCCCCTTCCAGTGCCGTCACGGCCTACTACTGGACCTTTGCACAAGGTTTGATGGAAGCACTGATTCAACTGGCCAATGGTGAAGAGGCCGTTGTGTTGTCGGCGTTCGATACCGGCTCGGTCGGTCCGTTGTCGACGGTGAGTACCGGCCGCGGTTTGTTGGGCGCGGGTTTTGTGTTGTCGAATGCCGAAGGCGGCACGCGCCTGCGTGCGCGCTTCGTCGACGGTGATCCCGATCCGAACCAAGGCGCGCTTGGCCAAAAGATGCAGATCAATCGCATGTCGCGCATGCTCCCGTTGATTGATGCCATGGCATTGGGCAAAGACGCTGTCGTGAATCTCGATGCCGGTATTGGCCGCGTCTTGCAAGTTGAGTTGATTCACGCACCATGA
- a CDS encoding YdcF family protein, which translates to MPSRRTHKRSLLKDADVLQVMGVALLACVGTAGLLYAYYFLRVWRTAVTAPVVSNETHCLLVFGKHAPMGQTDADFERRLDRAAAVLNSGGGAEVLLLGGGPMGVPTEAEVARAGLLARGIADNGRFYLEDASRDTLQNLRNARDLMRSHGVQAPVTLLSSRYHLARCLQFARQLGLDADVCAAESRFTWSWRMAGKLGSEAVYVCLTDVGTRWARLIRSQKMLSRVT; encoded by the coding sequence ATGCCGAGTCGACGCACCCACAAACGAAGCCTTTTGAAAGACGCGGACGTCTTACAGGTCATGGGTGTCGCCCTCTTGGCCTGCGTTGGAACTGCGGGTTTGCTCTATGCCTACTATTTCCTGCGTGTTTGGCGCACGGCGGTGACTGCGCCGGTGGTGTCTAACGAGACGCATTGCCTTTTGGTGTTCGGAAAGCACGCGCCGATGGGTCAGACCGACGCTGACTTCGAGCGGCGATTGGATCGGGCGGCGGCGGTTTTGAATTCAGGCGGCGGCGCCGAAGTGCTGTTATTGGGTGGGGGCCCCATGGGTGTGCCGACCGAAGCTGAAGTTGCGCGCGCCGGCTTACTCGCACGCGGGATTGCAGATAACGGTCGCTTTTATCTGGAAGACGCTTCGCGAGATACGCTGCAAAATCTGCGAAATGCACGCGATTTGATGCGATCGCACGGTGTTCAAGCCCCTGTGACCTTGCTGAGTAGCCGTTATCACCTGGCGCGGTGTCTGCAATTTGCGCGTCAACTTGGACTGGACGCTGACGTTTGCGCCGCCGAATCGCGTTTTACGTGGTCATGGCGTATGGCCGGGAAATTGGGATCGGAAGCGGTCTATGTGTGCCTGACAGACGTCGGAACCCGCTGGGCCCGCTTGATTCGCTCGCAGAAGATGTTGTCCCGTGTGACCTGA
- a CDS encoding S9 family peptidase, producing MGISIRALPLSVALVMAGPALAQNAAVTDADYARAEKMLAPATMRLIDDSVSNVKWLDGDRVLFVERNNGKAEYKVWQSGDQQAKRALDVERLAIELAKASNAKVDATMLPMMMGELSLEKNGSVNFTYAKKRWTCDANYVCQAAEGKVAAAPGNAPAIASPNGKYEVFIRNWNLVLRDRATGKETQITKDGVTDFGYATDNAGWQHSDRPVVVWSPDSTRIATFQQDQRKTSTMALVSTRPGAPVVETWKYPFLGDKDITTIERVIIDVSNPAAAKTVRLKMPADQHRSTFCDDVSCNGGWEDVQWADDGKSLAFVSTDRGHKSAQLRVADINTGAVRDVYKETVATQYESGNGSPNWRYMPETNEFIWFSEKSDWGHLYLHDLTTGKVKKQLTSGNWNVWKIERFDKPGRNLWVQAVGKEKGEDPYYKHFYKVNMGTGEITSLTPESGDHIVSVSDEGSTFVDQVSTINTAPMWTVRDMNTGAVVSQLAHADLTRLKASGWVAPEPFVVKGRDGKTDIYGQMFKPSNFDAKKKYPIITYIYPGPQVGSVRSRSFQPAHGDHQALAELGFIVIAMDGMGTPWRSKSFHDAYYGNMIDNTLPDQVAGLKNLAAKYSWIDLSRAGMWGHSGGGNATATAMFMYPDVYKVGISESGNHDNRLYEDDWAERYHGLMVDKGDGKTNYTNQDNAAHAKNLKGKLFLIHGMMDDNVPPQNTLLVVDALVKANKDFDLLMLPHARHGYGIDSNYVMRRRWDYFVKNLLGAEPPKQYEMGQKK from the coding sequence ATGGGCATTTCGATTCGCGCGCTTCCACTCTCGGTGGCGCTGGTAATGGCAGGGCCTGCATTGGCGCAAAACGCCGCAGTCACCGACGCCGACTACGCACGTGCCGAGAAGATGTTGGCACCCGCTACGATGCGGCTCATCGATGATTCCGTATCCAATGTGAAGTGGCTGGATGGCGATCGCGTCCTCTTCGTCGAGCGCAATAACGGCAAGGCCGAATACAAGGTGTGGCAGTCCGGCGATCAACAAGCCAAGCGCGCTTTGGACGTTGAGCGATTGGCCATTGAGTTGGCCAAGGCTTCGAACGCCAAAGTCGATGCCACGATGTTGCCGATGATGATGGGTGAGCTCTCACTCGAGAAAAACGGCAGTGTCAATTTCACGTATGCAAAGAAGCGTTGGACCTGCGACGCGAACTACGTCTGTCAGGCCGCGGAAGGCAAAGTTGCCGCAGCGCCGGGGAATGCACCTGCAATTGCTTCACCCAATGGCAAATACGAAGTCTTCATTCGCAACTGGAACTTGGTCTTGCGCGACCGCGCGACCGGCAAAGAAACGCAAATCACCAAAGACGGCGTGACCGATTTCGGCTATGCGACCGACAACGCCGGTTGGCAGCACAGCGATCGCCCGGTCGTCGTGTGGTCGCCGGATTCGACCCGCATTGCCACCTTCCAACAAGATCAACGCAAGACTTCCACGATGGCCTTGGTGTCGACCCGTCCGGGCGCACCCGTTGTCGAAACGTGGAAGTACCCGTTCCTCGGTGACAAAGACATCACCACGATCGAACGCGTGATCATCGACGTGTCGAATCCCGCTGCGGCGAAAACGGTGCGTTTGAAGATGCCGGCCGACCAGCACCGTTCGACCTTCTGTGACGACGTCAGCTGCAATGGCGGCTGGGAAGACGTGCAATGGGCAGATGACGGTAAGTCACTGGCTTTTGTCAGCACCGACCGCGGCCACAAGAGTGCGCAATTGCGCGTGGCCGACATCAATACCGGCGCTGTGCGCGATGTGTATAAAGAAACCGTTGCGACGCAGTACGAAAGCGGTAACGGCAGCCCGAACTGGCGCTACATGCCTGAAACCAATGAGTTCATTTGGTTCTCGGAAAAGAGCGATTGGGGTCATCTCTATTTGCATGACCTGACCACCGGCAAGGTGAAAAAACAACTCACTTCGGGCAACTGGAATGTTTGGAAGATTGAACGCTTCGACAAACCGGGACGCAACTTGTGGGTGCAAGCCGTCGGTAAAGAGAAGGGCGAAGACCCGTACTACAAGCACTTCTACAAAGTGAACATGGGCACGGGCGAAATCACTTCGTTGACGCCGGAGTCCGGCGATCACATCGTGAGTGTGTCTGATGAAGGTTCGACCTTTGTTGATCAAGTGTCGACGATCAACACCGCACCGATGTGGACCGTGCGTGACATGAACACCGGTGCAGTGGTGTCTCAATTGGCGCATGCAGATTTGACGCGCCTGAAGGCGTCCGGTTGGGTCGCGCCTGAACCCTTCGTTGTGAAGGGTCGCGATGGCAAGACCGACATCTACGGCCAAATGTTCAAGCCATCGAACTTCGACGCCAAAAAGAAGTATCCGATCATCACGTATATCTATCCGGGCCCGCAGGTCGGTTCGGTGCGCTCGCGCAGCTTCCAACCGGCGCATGGTGACCATCAAGCGTTGGCGGAACTCGGCTTCATCGTCATTGCAATGGACGGCATGGGTACGCCGTGGCGCAGCAAGTCGTTCCATGATGCCTACTACGGCAACATGATCGACAACACCTTGCCTGACCAAGTGGCCGGTCTGAAGAACTTGGCGGCGAAGTATTCGTGGATTGATCTGTCACGTGCTGGCATGTGGGGTCACTCGGGTGGCGGCAACGCCACGGCAACCGCCATGTTCATGTACCCCGACGTGTACAAAGTGGGTATCTCTGAAAGCGGCAACCACGACAACCGTTTGTATGAAGACGATTGGGCAGAGCGCTATCACGGTCTGATGGTCGACAAGGGTGACGGTAAAACCAACTACACCAACCAAGACAACGCAGCGCACGCCAAGAACCTGAAAGGCAAGCTGTTCTTGATCCACGGCATGATGGATGACAACGTGCCGCCGCAAAACACCTTGCTGGTGGTCGATGCGTTGGTGAAAGCCAATAAAGATTTCGATCTATTGATGTTGCCGCACGCACGTCACGGATACGGTATCGACAGCAATTACGTGATGCGTCGCCGCTGGGATTACTTCGTGAAGAACTTGTTGGGCGCTGAACCGCCGAAACAATACGAAATGGGCCAGAAGAAGTAA
- a CDS encoding S-(hydroxymethyl)glutathione dehydrogenase/class III alcohol dehydrogenase produces the protein MKSRAAVAFAAGQPLEMVELDVAPPKAGEVRVRITHTGVCHTDAFTLSGEDPEGVFPAVLGHEGAGIVVDVGEGVTSVAPGDHVIPLYTAECRECLFCKSGKTNLCVAVRATQGKGLMPDGTTRFSYKGEPIYHYMGCSTFSEYTVVAEVSLAKVNPEANPEHVCLLGCGVTTGIGAVHNTAKVQAGDSVAVFGLGGIGLAVIQGARQAKAGRIIAIDTNASKFEMARAMGATECVNPKDHAAPIQQVIVEMTGWGVDHSFECIGNVNVMRAAIECAHRGWGQSVIIGVAGAGQEISTRPFQLVTGRKWMGTAFGGVKGRTQLPGMVEDAMRGDIDLAPFVTHTMGLDEINHAFDLMHEGKSIRSVVHF, from the coding sequence TTGAAATCGCGCGCAGCGGTCGCGTTTGCTGCGGGTCAGCCCTTGGAAATGGTGGAGCTTGATGTCGCGCCCCCCAAAGCAGGCGAAGTGCGCGTGCGCATCACCCATACGGGCGTGTGCCATACAGATGCATTCACCTTGTCAGGTGAAGATCCGGAAGGTGTGTTTCCGGCGGTTCTGGGGCACGAAGGTGCTGGCATCGTGGTGGACGTCGGCGAAGGCGTGACTTCGGTGGCGCCGGGCGACCATGTGATTCCTTTGTATACAGCGGAATGTCGCGAGTGTTTGTTCTGTAAATCCGGCAAAACAAATTTGTGTGTGGCAGTGCGTGCGACGCAAGGCAAAGGCCTCATGCCAGATGGCACCACACGCTTCTCGTACAAGGGCGAGCCGATCTATCACTACATGGGCTGTTCAACCTTCAGTGAATACACGGTCGTCGCAGAAGTGTCTTTGGCGAAGGTGAACCCTGAGGCAAATCCCGAGCATGTGTGCTTGCTTGGTTGCGGCGTCACCACAGGTATCGGTGCTGTACACAACACGGCGAAAGTTCAAGCAGGCGATTCGGTTGCAGTGTTTGGCTTGGGCGGCATTGGTCTGGCGGTGATTCAAGGTGCGCGCCAAGCAAAAGCAGGCCGCATCATTGCGATTGACACGAACGCCTCCAAGTTCGAGATGGCCCGCGCCATGGGCGCAACGGAATGTGTGAATCCGAAAGACCATGCGGCACCCATCCAACAAGTCATTGTCGAAATGACCGGGTGGGGTGTCGATCATTCATTCGAATGCATTGGCAATGTCAATGTGATGCGGGCAGCGATCGAATGCGCACACCGCGGTTGGGGGCAGTCCGTCATCATCGGTGTCGCCGGCGCGGGACAAGAGATTTCCACGCGTCCGTTCCAACTGGTGACAGGTCGAAAGTGGATGGGCACCGCATTCGGTGGTGTGAAAGGACGCACGCAATTACCCGGCATGGTGGAAGATGCGATGCGCGGCGATATTGATCTTGCACCGTTTGTCACGCACACCATGGGTTTGGATGAGATCAACCATGCCTTTGATCTGATGCATGAAGGCAAATCGATTCGTAGCGTGGTGCATTTCTAA
- the fghA gene encoding S-formylglutathione hydrolase, with protein MTARIEHHACFGGTQSVYRHRAEALACDMTVGVYLPPQYAKGPCPVMYWLSGLTCTEQNFITKAGAQRYAAAHGLILIAPDTSPRGEDVADAEGYDLGKGAGFYLNATQSPWAAHYRMYDYIVDELPAWVEANFTTSGARAISGHSMGGHGALMIALRNPGRYRSVSAFSPIVAPSQVPWGEKAFSNYLGEDRAAWRQYDTVELVASALTERLPLKIDQGGADEFLDTQLRPDLLKAACAANDHPLALGIHEGYDHTYYFIQSFIGAHLDYHAAALHAD; from the coding sequence ATGACCGCGCGCATCGAACATCACGCATGCTTCGGCGGCACGCAGTCGGTGTATCGCCATCGTGCAGAAGCACTGGCGTGCGATATGACGGTGGGTGTTTACCTGCCACCGCAGTATGCAAAGGGTCCGTGCCCAGTGATGTATTGGTTGTCAGGTCTGACCTGCACCGAACAAAACTTCATCACCAAGGCAGGCGCGCAGCGCTACGCCGCGGCGCATGGCCTGATCTTGATTGCACCCGACACCAGCCCGAGAGGTGAGGATGTTGCAGATGCAGAGGGCTACGACCTCGGCAAAGGCGCAGGGTTCTATCTCAATGCAACGCAATCACCCTGGGCCGCGCATTACCGGATGTACGACTACATCGTCGATGAGCTACCTGCTTGGGTTGAAGCGAATTTCACGACGAGTGGCGCACGTGCCATCAGTGGACATTCCATGGGCGGGCACGGTGCATTGATGATTGCGTTGCGCAATCCGGGCCGCTATCGCAGTGTGTCTGCGTTTTCACCCATCGTTGCACCCTCACAAGTCCCTTGGGGCGAGAAAGCCTTCTCAAACTATTTGGGTGAAGATCGTGCAGCGTGGCGGCAGTACGACACGGTAGAACTCGTAGCATCGGCGTTGACCGAGCGTTTGCCCTTGAAGATTGATCAAGGCGGGGCCGATGAGTTCTTAGACACGCAATTGCGCCCCGACCTGTTGAAAGCGGCTTGCGCAGCGAACGATCATCCGCTCGCACTCGGCATTCACGAGGGCTACGACCACACCTACTACTTCATTCAATCGTTCATTGGCGCGCATTTGGACTATCACGCGGCCGCGTTACACGCGGATTGA
- the rfbD gene encoding dTDP-4-dehydrorhamnose reductase, which translates to MKLLLIGGNGQVGTELRRALAPLGELIVTTRSGEPLNRASTLACDLSTPNAARHVIEMIRPDVVINATAYTAVDKAETEPALATQINANAVEDMASACKAIGIPLVHYSTDYVFDGQGTSPYLPNAKTDPLGIYGQSKLEGEQAIRSSGVQHLILRTAWVYATHGHNFLRTMLRVGAERDTLRVVGDQIGSPTPAWLIADITAQILRKGIGQGGTHHLVTTGQTSWHGFAEAIFESAFAQGLIARKPTVESITSDEYPTPAKRPAWSVLDTQSLQSTYAVRLPDWRAALDTTLEKSA; encoded by the coding sequence ATGAAGTTACTTTTGATTGGCGGCAACGGCCAAGTCGGCACGGAACTGCGTCGCGCACTTGCACCCTTAGGTGAGCTCATCGTCACTACGCGCAGCGGCGAGCCGCTAAACCGCGCATCCACCTTGGCCTGTGATCTTTCAACGCCGAACGCCGCGCGCCATGTGATCGAAATGATCCGACCTGATGTCGTGATCAATGCCACGGCCTATACGGCGGTCGACAAAGCCGAGACCGAACCTGCACTCGCAACACAAATCAATGCCAACGCTGTGGAAGACATGGCGTCCGCGTGCAAGGCGATCGGTATTCCGCTGGTGCACTATTCCACGGACTACGTGTTTGATGGTCAAGGCACTTCGCCTTACCTACCCAATGCGAAAACGGATCCCTTGGGGATCTATGGTCAAAGCAAATTGGAAGGCGAACAGGCGATTCGTAGTTCGGGTGTTCAACACCTGATCTTGCGCACCGCTTGGGTGTACGCAACACATGGCCACAATTTCCTGCGCACCATGCTGCGTGTCGGCGCCGAGCGCGACACCTTGCGCGTTGTGGGTGATCAGATCGGTTCACCCACACCCGCATGGTTGATCGCCGACATCACTGCACAGATTTTGCGGAAAGGGATTGGCCAAGGCGGCACACATCATTTGGTGACCACGGGTCAAACCAGCTGGCATGGTTTTGCAGAAGCCATTTTCGAGTCGGCTTTTGCGCAGGGACTGATTGCGCGCAAGCCGACCGTTGAATCCATTACTTCTGATGAATATCCAACACCTGCCAAGCGTCCCGCATGGTCCGTGTTGGATACACAAAGTTTGCAGTCTACGTACGCTGTGCGTCTGCCCGACTGGCGAGCGGCTTTAGACACGACGCTGGAAAAATCTGCTTAA
- a CDS encoding amidohydrolase family protein: MNRRVVRAVAAVSIALFASQAAAQDVLIRNAKVHTATAKGTLENSDVLVRGGKIAAIGRGLNAPGVQSVDAGGKPLTPTLFGGVSEIGIEEVSGEESTVDSGLALGAGSKDMQVRPEFDVTLAYNPASVLVPVARVEGIGWTVLGAIPRSGGSIIGGQGGIVRLDGSMDPIGARMLFVNLGSEADGLSGLSRAAQWMILDQLIDELNGRIAPNSHFAKLTPAGRTALRKYIGGGGRVVFRVHRAVDIVRALRWSKKHNVRIALIGASEAWRVADQIAAAKVPVLVDSLANLPGNFDQVFATEESAARLRAAGVIVTFSQGGDDQSHNARKMRQVAGNAVAHGMSWNDAFDAMTRVPAQVFGVSNQMGSIAVGQRADLVLWTGDPLDVGQVAEQVWLDGRAIPMKSRQTELRDRYLNSNDSGLPPAYR; encoded by the coding sequence ATGAATCGCCGTGTAGTGCGTGCCGTTGCCGCAGTGTCAATTGCATTGTTTGCATCGCAGGCCGCAGCGCAAGATGTGCTGATTCGAAATGCCAAGGTGCACACAGCCACCGCCAAAGGCACGCTTGAAAACAGCGACGTATTGGTCCGTGGTGGCAAGATTGCCGCCATTGGACGCGGCTTGAATGCACCCGGCGTGCAGAGCGTCGATGCCGGCGGCAAACCACTCACCCCTACCTTGTTTGGCGGCGTCTCTGAGATCGGCATTGAAGAAGTGTCCGGAGAAGAATCGACCGTAGACAGTGGCTTGGCTTTGGGTGCAGGTTCGAAAGACATGCAGGTGCGGCCGGAGTTCGACGTGACGCTCGCCTACAATCCCGCGTCCGTGCTCGTGCCGGTCGCGCGCGTAGAGGGAATTGGCTGGACGGTGCTGGGTGCCATTCCGCGCTCGGGCGGTTCGATCATTGGCGGGCAAGGCGGCATTGTGCGTTTGGATGGCAGCATGGATCCAATCGGTGCACGCATGTTGTTCGTGAATCTCGGCAGTGAGGCTGATGGATTGTCCGGTTTGTCACGTGCCGCGCAATGGATGATTCTTGATCAGTTGATCGATGAATTGAACGGTCGTATTGCGCCGAACTCGCATTTCGCAAAGCTCACCCCCGCAGGCCGCACCGCACTTCGCAAATACATAGGCGGTGGCGGACGCGTGGTGTTTCGCGTGCATCGCGCCGTAGACATCGTGCGCGCCCTGCGCTGGTCGAAGAAGCACAACGTACGCATTGCGCTGATTGGCGCCAGTGAAGCGTGGCGCGTTGCAGACCAAATTGCGGCCGCCAAAGTGCCCGTGTTGGTGGATAGCTTGGCCAACCTCCCCGGCAACTTCGACCAAGTGTTCGCCACCGAAGAAAGCGCGGCCCGTTTGCGTGCCGCAGGCGTCATCGTGACCTTCTCGCAAGGCGGCGACGATCAATCCCACAACGCACGCAAGATGCGCCAAGTGGCAGGCAATGCAGTGGCGCACGGCATGTCATGGAACGATGCCTTTGATGCGATGACACGTGTGCCCGCACAGGTCTTTGGTGTGTCGAATCAAATGGGTTCGATTGCGGTCGGACAACGGGCCGACTTGGTGCTGTGGACCGGTGATCCGCTAGATGTAGGCCAGGTAGCGGAGCAAGTGTGGCTGGACGGCCGCGCGATTCCGATGAAGTCGCGTCAAACGGAATTGCGCGATAGGTACTTGAATTCAAATGATTCCGGCTTACCGCCCGCCTATAGGTGA
- a CDS encoding amidohydrolase, whose product MKFWVAAAAACTLLAACTHTPTKPSTAKATKSFNFAEDPYPSTYAALPSRSVLIRHATVLTGTGERIDDGDVLLRNGQVAAVGHDLAVPDDAHIVEANGKWVTPGIIDVHSHLGVYPSPGMNAHSDGNEATQPVTPNVWAEHSVWPQDPGFSTALAAGVTTLQVLPGSANLIGGRGVTLKNVPATTYQAMKFPGAPWGLKMACGENPKRVYASRGPSTRMGNVAGYRAAFADAAEYMKKRNSDGEEGGKRDLKNDTLAGALHGDIRVHIHCYRADEMSTMIDLSKEFGFKIAAFHHAVEAYKIADKLSKEGICGALWADWWGFKMEAFDGIQENVALVDRVPGSCAIVHSDSAEGIQRLNQEAAKVIANARRVGIPVTPEHAIQWITLNPAKSMGIDQRTGSLEVGKMADVVIWNGSPFSSYALAEHVYIDGAEVYDRSNKSLQPKSDFLLGQDLMTGGAR is encoded by the coding sequence ATGAAATTTTGGGTTGCAGCAGCCGCTGCTTGCACGCTTTTGGCTGCATGCACACATACACCTACGAAACCTTCAACAGCGAAAGCGACAAAGTCGTTCAATTTTGCTGAGGATCCGTATCCCAGCACCTACGCAGCGCTTCCTTCGCGCAGTGTTCTGATTCGTCATGCCACGGTGCTGACCGGTACCGGCGAACGCATTGACGATGGTGATGTGTTGTTGCGCAACGGCCAAGTGGCTGCGGTCGGACACGACTTGGCGGTCCCCGACGATGCGCACATTGTCGAAGCCAATGGCAAGTGGGTCACGCCCGGCATCATCGATGTGCACTCTCATCTCGGTGTCTATCCGAGCCCGGGCATGAACGCGCACAGCGATGGCAATGAAGCGACACAACCGGTCACGCCGAATGTGTGGGCAGAACACTCTGTGTGGCCGCAAGACCCGGGATTCTCGACCGCCTTGGCCGCCGGTGTGACAACACTTCAAGTCCTACCGGGTTCTGCCAACTTGATCGGCGGCCGCGGGGTCACGCTGAAGAACGTGCCCGCCACCACATATCAAGCCATGAAATTTCCGGGCGCACCGTGGGGCTTGAAAATGGCCTGTGGTGAGAATCCGAAACGCGTGTATGCCTCGCGTGGCCCTTCAACGCGCATGGGCAATGTGGCGGGTTATCGCGCCGCATTCGCCGATGCTGCCGAATATATGAAGAAGCGCAACTCGGATGGCGAAGAAGGGGGCAAGCGTGACCTGAAGAACGACACCTTGGCCGGTGCACTACATGGCGATATCCGTGTGCATATTCACTGCTACCGTGCCGATGAAATGTCGACCATGATCGACTTGTCGAAAGAGTTCGGTTTCAAAATTGCTGCGTTCCACCACGCTGTCGAGGCGTACAAGATTGCGGACAAGCTCTCGAAAGAGGGCATCTGTGGTGCGCTCTGGGCTGACTGGTGGGGCTTCAAGATGGAAGCCTTCGACGGCATTCAAGAAAACGTCGCGCTGGTCGATCGCGTCCCCGGCAGTTGCGCCATCGTGCATTCGGATTCAGCCGAAGGTATTCAGCGCCTGAATCAAGAAGCCGCCAAGGTGATTGCGAACGCACGTCGTGTAGGCATCCCGGTCACGCCGGAGCATGCCATTCAGTGGATCACCTTGAATCCTGCGAAATCGATGGGCATTGATCAACGCACCGGCTCGCTTGAAGTCGGAAAGATGGCCGACGTCGTGATTTGGAACGGCAGCCCTTTCAGTAGTTACGCCTTGGCAGAGCACGTCTATATTGATGGCGCAGAGGTGTACGACCGCAGTAACAAATCCTTGCAGCCGAAATCGGATTTCCTCTTGGGCCAAGACCTGATGACCGGAGGTGCACGATGA